The following is a genomic window from Bacteroidia bacterium.
AGGCCTCTGAGGAATCTGAAGAATAGTTTCGTATATAGCTTTGCAAAAACGAACGGAGGTCTGATATATTCGGACCTCCGTTTTTATTTTAAAATGAATCTACAATGAAATCTACACTTGTATTAGGTGCTTCTGACAATCCAAACAGATATTCCTATCTCGCAGTCAACCGTCTTATTCAACATGGACATCCCGTACATGGATTTGCAAAAAAAGCAACGGAAGTCTCCGGCGTTCCGGTCAGAAATAAAAAAGAGGAAATCGATATTCCGAACCTGGATACTATTTCCGTTTACCTTAGTCCTGAAAACCAGCGGGAATACTACGAATGGATACTCGAACTCGCTCCTAAACGGGTGATTTTTAACCCGGGTGCTGAAAATCCGGAGTTGGAACAAATCCTCAGAAACCATCATATTGAGCCTGTAGAAGCCTGCACGTTGGTCCTGCTCAGTATCGGTATGTACTAATCAGAGAAATAAATTCGCTCATGCTTGATTGATTCGGTCTATTTCCCTAACTTAAACCATACGTAAATTCATCTCCTATGACCTCACATGTCGTTTCTACGGTTACAGAAGGGATTCGGGTAAATGTCAGAACTGCTTATGTACGGGAAGAGTCCTCACCCAAACATCAGTATTTCGTGTTTGCCTATGAAGTTGAGATCATTAACGAATCCGCATACAGCGTACAACTCCTCTCCCGGGAATGGCTGATTACAGACGGGTTTGGTGAAAAACGAACTGTAAAAGGTGAAGGGGTGATCGGTAAACAGCCGGTAATCCTGCCGGGAGAAACCTATAAATATGTCAGCGGTTCCCATTTCTATACGGCCATCGGAAGAATGAGTGGACATTATATCATGGAAAGACAGGTGGACCATTCCTTTATTCAGGTAATGATTCCACCTTTTACGATGATTGTCCCTTTTGTCAATAACTAATTACTAGCTAGCTGACGAAAGAATTGCTTTAGGATTTATCGCAAAGTGGCTGGAGTTATAGACTGCCTGCCCATCCTTTACAACTATAATTTGCGGAGACTGATGCGGCACATTGAGCTCGGCCGCAACACGGTTGGATATCGGTCTGTACCGAAGTAAATCCAAATAATACAGATCTGCAAAATCAGAAAGGGAATCCGTAGATTCCATTAATACATGGTGAGCCTGAGCAGAAATGCCGCAGGTCGTACTATGTTTAAAAATAAGCTGAGGTTTGATATAAGAAGCCTCTGAGATCTCAGATAACTGAGCCTCATCTTGCAAAAACCGCCAAGAATCCATAATCTTATCTGTGATTTCCTACTTTTGTTGCCTGGCAAACTTTACCGTAGGTACAACCGGATGCAGTAACTGCAACGGTGAAAAGCAAAAGGAGAGCCATTGCAATTTGCTTTGAACGCTTCATAATTCTTTCTTTATTAGAGGATTACAGGGGATCAAATTAGTACAATTGTATCAAAAAATAAAATTTCAACTACATAAATGACCAGGGAAGACTTCTATTTCCTAACATCTGACAAGATTCAGCGCTTAATCGAAGAAAATCTCCACAGAGACCCGGTCGAATTTGCATTGAGTTATAGTCAGAACGATTTTTCGGTGGCTTTAGTTTCTCAACAACTAAAATACCTTCGAAAAGCCGAAACAAAACTTCCCTCATGGTTTCATGCAAGATGTATCATACCGGGTTTAGCGTATGAACAATGCAGTAGTGAAACCACCGCAGCCATGAAAAATTTCCAGGGTCAACATTGTCTGGATCTCACCTGTGGCCTTGGTGTTGATACTTTCAGCCTTGCAAAAAAATTTGTTTTGGTGACCTCTCTGGAGCCGGATCCTGCTCTTTTTGAAGTCATTTGCCACAATTTTCAAAAACTGAAAGCTACCAATATCTCTGTACTGAACCAATCTGCAGAAGTTTTCCTTCAAAACTATCAGGGACCTGTCTTTGACCTGGTGTATGCAGATCCTTCAAGACGCGATGATAGTGGCAACCGCATACACAATCTGCGTGATACGTCTCCCGACATGGTCGCACTTTTCCCCCTGCTAAAACCTCTTGCCAGAAACATTCTTATCAAACTCTCTCCGCTTTTCGATATAGCTGAAGCATACCGATTGTTTCCGCAAGCAAGTAAGCTTTGGGTTTTTTCTGTAAATAATGAGTGTAAAGAACTACTGATCGAAATCAATCAGTCCTCCGATTTCACACAACCCACACAGGTTGAGATCGGACTTTTCAGAGACAAATATCAAAGCAATTTTGTTTTCCCAGCGTCAGAAAACGGACATTTGGAGAGAAATACAGACATTCTGCCCAATTTTATTGCAGAACCTGATGTTGCTTTCTACAAAGCGAGAAAAGTATCGGCGCTGTTTTCCTTATATTTCCCTCAATGGCAGGGAGCATTAAATTATCCTGATGGATTTTTCCTCTCTGACACGGTGAAGGGAGAACATTTTCCCGGAAGAATATTCGAAGTGATTTCCGCACATCCTTATAAACCCCGGCAGATCCAGAAATATCTCAAAAGCCTGCAAATCAGCCGAATCAATATTGTGAAAAGACATTTCCCCCAAACAACCAAGGTTATCCGCCAACAACTACATATCCAGGAGGGGGGAGAAGACTTTCTGATCTGCACGACCCTGAAGGAAAAAAACTGGTGTTTCCATGCCAAGCGGTACAAAACGAATGAGGGAACCGCTATAAGGTCAATTTCGGAATGACTATTGCAGGGATTTTCCAAAATCTTTCTTTCGCTGGCAAATCCCGATATTATGAACCTAAAGGACTACTTTATTCATTCTGATATTACCCAGGCACATACCCTTCCCGCAGATTTCTACCGAAATCCTAAAGTCTTTGAGTTGGTAAAAGAAGCCATTTTTGCACGAACCTGGCACTGTATCGGTCTGCAGACGGATGTGTACGGGTCCGGAAGTGTGCAACCTTTTGTACTTATGGAGGGGTATCTCAATGAGCCCTTACTCCTGACCAGAGATGAAGCGGATAAACTTCACTGTCTCTCAAATGTATGCACACACAGAGGGAATATTCTGATAGAAGAGGGAGGTACTTGCAATGAAATCAGGTGCAGGTATCATGGGAGAAGATTTGAATTAAACGGAAAATTCAGATCCATGCCTGAGTTTAAGGAAGCGCGCAATTTCCCTTCGGAGGAAGACCATTTGCCCCAGCTTCCACTCAAAACCCTGGGAGAATTATTGTTTACTGCATTAAATCCGGCCTATTCATTCGAAGAATGGATGAAACCCATCAAGGATCGGATTGGCTGGATGCCGCTGGAAGATTTTTACCATAGCCCTGATCACTCCAAAACTTATACGGTTCAGGCAAACTGGGCTTTATACGTAGACAATTACCTGGAAGGATTTCATATCCCCTTTGTTCATCCCGGGCTTAATGAAAGGCTGAAATACAATGAATATTCCTACGAAATTTTTCCCTGGGCCAACCTGCAATTGGGAATAGCGAGGGAGGGAGAAATGACCTTCAATATCCCAATCAATCATCGCGACTATGGGAAGCCTGTACACGCCTGGTATTTCTGGTTGTTTCCCAATATCATGCTCAATTTCTACCCATGGGGCCTTTCATTAAATCTGATCCAGCCACTTTCACCGTTTGAAACACAGATCAGGTTTGAGACATTTATCTGGAAAGATGACCTTTTTGATCTTGCCAGCCAGGACCTGATGCACCTGACAGAGCTGGAAGATGAAGCAATCGTCGAAATGGTTCAGCGCGGAGTGCAATCACGCCTGTACCACAAAGGCAGGTTTTCCCCAAAAATGGAAGTCGGCGTACATCATTTTCACAAGCTGATCAGTGAAGTACTTACGGGAAAACCTGTGGTAGCCTGACACAATCAACGATTGATCCCACGGGAGGTAAGTGTCGAATTTTTGTACGGTTCGATGGGCTGACTCAACCAATGCGAAGTGCGGAATTCCAAAGGCGCAATGAATGGAACATTTTTCCGGAGGCGTTTTTTCAGGGTTTCGTCAAGATTCTCAGCATTATGGAAATCCAACGATTCGCCAACTTCAGGCAATACACTTCCAGAATCGGCCAGCAACGTTTTGACAATAACCGCCGCACAGGTACGACTCTCGTTGTGAAGCCGGTCAACCGCCGTAACGAGATAGGTATAGGTTTTTTCGGAAGAAGCGGTGTTGTCGATAAAATTGGTGGTTTTCACCAGCGCCAAAATTCCGGTGGCATCGTTCATATTCACCTTTTCATCCTGAGAAAACCGATACACGACATAATAACGCGGCAATTCCTTGTCTTCTGCGCGTTCTGATTGCGGCCAGGTAAGAATTACTTTCCCCCCTTCTTCCCAGGCTGTGAGTGTAGCCGGAGCCAGGGGAGGGATGCTGTCTTTCCAGGTCATGGCAGGAATCAGAGCAGGAAAGTGAAAAAAATCATTCTGCAAAGTCTCCTCCACATGAGAAGGGTTACCATTAAAGGAATTAGCGCTATAAAATATACTTCCTTTTACTTCGGGATGGGCACTATTCAGCTTCAATTGCAAAATCAACTGGGAAGGATTTTCCCAATAGCGCGACTGGTCATTTTTGACTTTAAACATCGCATGACCGATGTACACATGGCGGCCAAATGAGTTTTCGGCCCACCAGGGCAATAGTTCGGAATAGGATGCGGAGGGGTGTTCGGTTGCCCAATAGAGTTGCGGCGCGACATAGTCAATCCAATGCAGTTTCAGCCACTTGCGCACATCTGCATACAGGGCATCATAGGAAGTTTGGGATACCCGGGTATTTGAACCGGCGGGATCCACAGACTTGTTGCGCCAAATCCCCAGAGGGCTGATACCAAATTTCACATAAGATTTTTCCTTGCGAATGGCCTCAGACACCTGGCTTACAAAAAGGTCAATATTGTTTCTACGCCAGGATTCAATATCTGGAAATCCGCCCCCATAGGTTTCAAACGTTTTTTGATCGGGGATTGGCATTCCGTCTTCCTTATAGGGATAAAAATAATCGTCAAAGTGAATGCCATCCACATCATAGTTTTTGACGACCTCCACGACCACCCGGGTAAGGTAATCCCTTACTGCCGGTTCACCCGGATTAAAAAAAGTTTTCTGGCCATATTGAAAAAACCATTCAGGCTTTTTATTGACCAGATTGGAGCTGTCAACGCTGCTAAATCGCTGGTGAGATACGGCACGGAAAGGGTTCATCCATGCGTGAAACTCCATATTGGCTTTATGCGTTTCCTCAACCATAAAAGTGAGCGGATCATAAAAAGGTTCCGGGGCCCTACCCTGTACGCCGGTGATCCATTCAGACCAGGGCGCAAGCTGGCTTTGATAAAAGGCATCGCCACAGGGCCTGATCTGCACGACCAGGGCATTCATACCATTTTTTTTCTGGCTTTTCAGTATAGACAGAAATTCTTCCTGCTGATCTTCGGCAGAAAGTCCACGGGTCGAAGGCCAGTCAATATTGTGGAAAGTGGCAACCCAAACCGCGCGGAACTGCCGCTTGGGAGGAATATCCGAAGGAGAACAGGCGAGAAAGACAGATGTGGCAAGCGTGAACAATCGCAGCAATTCACCCACGGTCAGTAGTATTAAAGTTTTTCCAAGTGTTAAAGCGAATATGAGCGTTTCTAATTTAGGGAATTGGAACTAATTTTGTAAATCAATATATCTAAGGTGTCTTATTTGCCGTTTAAATTGTTATGAAAACAGTATCACTTTATTTTTCGGTTGTAATGTGCGCGCTTTTTTCTGCCGGAGCAGTAAACGCGCAGACCAATTACCTCCCTTCCTTTTCATTTTATGATCTTGAAGGAAAAGTTTTTACACAGGAAAAAGTCCGTACGGATCTGTCAACGATGATTATGCTTTTTGATCCCTATTGTGATCATTGTGCACATCAGGCGGATTGGATCGCGGAAGCGGAAAAAGAGTTTGAGAATGTACAACTTATATTTGTAACCATTGAGCCGGAGACGGAAGTGGTAAAACAATTTAAGGAAGAACATTTTGGAAAAACCAAGCTGAAATACCTGTATTTTCTTCAGGACAAAGATTTTTCTTTTGAAACCTATTTTGGATATACTGACGACGCCATCAATATTTACCTCTATAAACCCGGCCAGCGGAGGCCGAAATATTTTGGAGAAGAGCAGGAAGTATTAAGTCTGCTAAAATTTTTGTAAACTTGCTAAAAATAATTTTAGCAGTTACCAGTTTTACCCGCAGAAAATATGAGTCTTAAAACCACCATTGAACAAGATATTAAGGATGCGATGAGATCGAAGGACCAGGCGGCTCTTCGGGCCTTACGCGCCATAAAATCTGCGATTCTGCTTGCAGAAACAGCAGAAGGTCACACCAGCGCAGATCTTTCTGAAGATGAAGAGATGAAGCTGTTGACAAAACAGGCCAAACAACGTAAAGATTCACTTGCCCAATTTCTTGCGAGCAACCGCAATGACCTTGCAGAAAAAGAGCAGGAGGAATTAGCAATTATAGAAAGGTATCTTCCCAAACCGTTTACTACGGAAGAACTTACCGCGGCGATCAAAAACATTGTAGCTGAGGTGGGCGCAACTTCTATTAAAGATATGGGAAAAGTCATGGGCTTAGCCTCGAAACAACTGGCCGGAAAAGCTGATGGAAAAGCCATTTCAGAGGTTGTCAAACAAATATTGAACTGACATGGAAGAATCATTTGTACTTAATCCGCTTGATCTGATCATTGCCGGTCTGATCGGCTTTGGCATGTGGAAAGGCTCCAAACAAGGATTCATCAAAGGCGCATCCAGATTTGTAGCGATTGCTTTTGGCATTATATTCGGATTTCGGCTCCGCAGTTTTGCAGAGACGCTGTACCGCGACTACCTCAATGTCAAAATGGCACCGGAAATGATTGCCTTTCTGAGCTTTATCACTGCATTTTTTGTGGTGTTTGTAGTGGTATATACTGTCATGGCTCAGCTGACCGAACTTCTGAAGAAAATGAATCTGGCGATGGACACCGCTTTAGGCGCTGTTTTTGGGGGAATTGTTGCCACATTGATCATGAGTGTGTCGTTCATTCTCCTGAGCTATGTAAATTTTCCTTCCTCTGACAATGCCAAAGGATCGCTATTATACCCCCATGTCAGAAACTTCTCCCGTTATGCTTTAGGGGTTGGCGTAAATGTCCTCAGGGAAGCCAACGAACAAGTAAACAAGTACGGAATCAACGGAAAACCTGTACCCAATCAGACACCACCTGCCAGCCAGCAGCCTGCGACCAAACCAAAGGCCATTCGCTGATGCATGGGAATTTCGTATTAATTGGCTAATTTGCGCGGTGATTATAATTATATGCCTGGTACCGGCAGAAAACAAGAAATCCTTGTCAGTAATAAAGTAAAATGGATTTGTTGTTGAAACTGCCGGCGGGTAAATTTGGCTTTTAAACCTTGTATACATGAATCCGATCATTACCCGGGAAAATGGATTCCAGTATGTTGAGAAAGGAGAAGGTCCTATACTTCTGCTTCTGCATGGACTTTTTGGGGCACTGAGTAACTTTGAACCTATGCTCGAACAGTTTTCCAGAAACTATCGGGTAATCATTCCTCTTATACCCATCTATGAAAAAACCCATGCTGACGCATCTGTTGAAGGTCTCACTGCATATGTGGAAGATTTTGTAGCTTACAAACAATTGAAAGATTGCAATCTTGTCGGGAATTCGCTCGGTGGTCATATCGGATTGGTTTTTACCCTTAGAAATCCTCAAATCGTAAATTCTCTCACGCTTACCGGAAGTTCGGGGCTGTTTGAGTCAGGTATGGGAAGCGGCTTTCCGAAAAGAGGTTCTTATGAGTATATCAAAGAAAGAGTAGCCTATACCTTTTATTCCCCCGACACAGCTTCCAAAGATCTCGTAGATGAGGTTTTTGAAATTGTGAGCGACAACTTTAAAACCCTGAGAATCCTGAAAATTGCCCGGTCAGCCCAAAGGCATAATATGCGGGATGATCTCGCCCAAATCAAAGTACCCACACTCCTTATATGGGGGTTAAACGATAATATTACTCCGCCACGTGTGGCCCATGAGTTTGACCGCATGATCGAGAATACAGAATTGTTTTTCATAGATAAATGCGGACATGCCGCAATGATGGAACAAGCTGATCAATTTAACCGTATCTTATCACAGTTTTTGAAGAAACACACTCAGGTAATAGCCTAATGATAGCCAGAGAACTCATCTCAGATACCGTACCTTCCCTTACCACTACCGATCAAGCGGCGATGGCACTTAACTGGATGAGTGAATTTAAGCTCAACCAGCTCCCGGTTGTCGAAGATGGTAAATATAAAGGACTGATTACGGAGGATGTAATTCTTGAATCAACCGACCTTACGCAATCCATTGGAGACATTCAGTTTAGTGGCTGGGATGGTGCTTATGTCTATCAGGGAAATCATGTGTATGATGCCATTGAAATTATGGCCAGCCTGAAAATGGAGATTCTCCCCGTTTTGGACGAAGAAAATACCTACATGGGGGTGATCACGTTGAGGGACCTGTCTGCATATCTGGGAAAATTGTTTGCCATTCAGGAACCAGGCGGCATTCTTGTACTGGAAATCCCTGTTCATAGCTATGTACTATCGGAAATTGGCCGCATCACCGAATCAGCAGATGCAAAAGTACTGAGCCTTTATCTGTATCCTGTCCCTGATACCAATGACATCTTCCTTACCCTTAAACTGAATATTGAAGACCTGACCCGGGTTGTCGCAACCTTTGAGCGATTTGACTACAAAATCATCCGCACCTACCATAAGGTTGAACGAAACGACGATTACCACAGAAATATGGAGGCCCTCATCCGATACCTCGACATCTAATTTTCCTCCATGAATCAGGTATATGCCATTGGAAAGCAGTATCTGGCCGGCAGAAGATTATTTGTCTTTCTGTTATTATCTTTTTCCCTTTCAAATATATTTTCACAGGACCTGCTGAAAATCTCAGGTATTACCGTCATTGGTACCCAAAAAACCAAAGACTGGGTGGTGCTGCGTGAACTTACTTTTCATATTGGCGATACGCTCTCTGCGCGGTCTCTGGAAAGTAAAATTGAAAGAAGTGAACAAAATATCTACAACCTCGGCCTGTTCAACGAAGTAAAGATCATGCCTCAGCCCATAGGGGCAGATATACACATCATCATTACGGTAAAGGAACGATGGTACCTGTTGGGGGCCCCCATTCTCGGCGTTGAAGAGCGAAATACTTATGATTTGGTGCAGGCATTGGGGCGGCGCGATTTCCGCAGACTGGTATATGGATTGTCGCTGAGTTGGAGAAATGTTTCCGGGAGAAACGAAACGCTTACATTTGACGGGCAACTCGGTTTTTCCAAAAGGATTTATGTAGATTTTTTCCGACCGGCTTTATTCAGAAAAGCCAATATTGACGGGCGGATCGGGTTACGGTATATCGATGAAAAAGAAATCATCATTGGTACAGAGGCCGGGAATGTCCAATGGCGAAGGGTCAGTCAAGAGCCCTTTCAACTTTCGTGGGAGGGGCTGTTGGGAGCCCGGAAACGATTTTCGCTCTATCAAAATCTTTATGCCGAAATCAGTTACCAGACTTTTTCCTTTTCAGACAGCCTGTATCAGTTTCAGCTTAATGGAGGCGACGCACGCTATATAACCCAAAACAACGGAAGAGAATTTTTCCCATCCCTCATACTCACCTTCAGCGATGACAGACGAGACATCAAAAGTTTCCCATTAAAGGGATATAAATATCAGCTGTTGTTTCGGTATGTGGGGCCGAAAGGAAATTTTGCCTCCACCTCATTTTACAAAATAGGTGCTACCTGGGCACACCATATTCCACTGGGCAGAAGATGGAACTTCGCTTATGGCACCCACAATATGCTCGCCGTAGGTGATTCGATTCCATTTTTTGCCAAAAACTTTGTCGGCATCAGCCGGAGTGAATTTGCCGGAGTAAGCACCAACCTCCGAGGGTATGAACCTTATGCCATAGACGGCACATTTGTGAATATGAACAAAGCCGAAGTCAAATTTGCCGTTATTCCCCGGCAGACCTTACACTTTGGAGATATCCCCATGCAAAGGTTTCAGGATACGGCAGTAGGCATGTATCTGACGGCATTTGTCGATACAGGGTATATTCTGGATGAGAGTTTCAACAATCAGGATCAATACCTAAAGGGGAAATTTTTGACCGGATATGGCGTTGGCTTGAATATCATTGGATTTTATGATATACTTTTGCGGGTGGAGTATTCCCGCAATCATCTCAATCAGGGAGGAATTTATTTAAACACGACGGTACAAATAAAATGAAAATCGGAATCTTCGGTCGTCTGACCGATAATACAGACCTTAGTATTCTTGTTCGCTTTTTTTCATTTCTGCGGCAGCGGGATATAAAGTTTGTATTGTACCGAAAGTATGCCCGGCAGTTATTTGAAAGAATTCCCGAGTCGGTCAATCCCGAAAATACAGAGACGTTTTCCAAGCGGGAAGAACTTCACGACAGCAAGTTTCTCTATTGCTTTGGCGGAGACGGTACGGTGCTGGAGGCAGTGCGTTTTACCGGAGAACTGGGGAAACCCATTTTGGGTGTCAATTTTGGGCGTCTGGGCTATCTGACCAGTATCAGCCAGTCTGAGTTGATACCGGCAACAGAAGAACTTATGAAAGACATGTACCGGATCGATAAGCGTTCGGTACTTTCAGTCGTTTCAGATCCACCGGGATTATTTTCAGAAAACCCTTTTGGTCTGAACGATATGACGATTCACAAAAGCAATACCAACGAGATGATTACTGTGCATGCCTATATCAACGGAGAGTTTCTCAATTCTTATTGGGGAGACGGGTTGATTGTGGCAACACCTACAGGATCAACCGCTTATAGTCTTTCGTGTGGGGGCCCCATTATCTTTCCCAGTTGCGCGACATTCGCGATTACACCGGTAGCGCCGCATTCGCTTACCGTACGGCCAGTGGTCATCCCCGATGACTGGGTGGTATCATTTGAGATAGAAACCCGTTCTGGCGAGGCTATGGTCGCGCTGGATACACGGACAGAGCTCGTAAAGGCCGGCACTTCCATTGCTGTGCGAAGAGCAGATTTTATGGTAAGTCTGCTTCGAATGTCAACAGCCAAACATATGGACAATCTCAGACGGAGTCTGATGTGGGGAAGTGACAACCGCAACTGAGTCAACCCGGCAGGAATGTCTTTTGTATGACAGAAACTACCTGGAAAAGATATTACATTTGTATTATATAAAAGTTAATTATTGTCAGCTATAAATATTGATCAAGATGAGTGCAAATAACGGAACCGCAAACCACGAAAAATGTATCATAATCGGGTCAGGTCCGGCCGGATATACCGCTGCGATTTATACCGCCAGGGCAGACCTCAAGCCCCTGATGTTTAGCGGAATGCAGCCAGGTGGTCAGTTGATGATCACAACAGATGTAGAAAACTACCCCGGATATCCCAAAGGAATTATGGGGCCAGAGATGATGGAAGACTTTCGCAAGCAGGCTGAAAGATTTGGGACACGTATCAAATACGAGGATATCACCCGGGTTGAGCTCAACCAGCATCCCAAAAAATTGTGGACGGGAGACGGAGTACTATATACCGCCGATACCGTGATCGTTGCGACCGGAGCCAAAGCCAAGTGGCTGGGCATAGAGGCAGAACAAAACTATTCCAACCGTGGGGTAAGTGCCTGTGCGGTATGTGATGGGTTTTTCTTCAAGGGAATGGAAGTAGTGATCGTAGGTGGCGGAGATACCGCTGCGGAGGAAGCACTGTACCTCTCAAAACTCGCCACAACCGTACATATGCTGGTGAGGAGAGATGAACTTCGCGCTTCAAAAATCATGCAGGCAAGGGTAGCGGCTGCGCCTAATATCAAAATGTACTGGAATACAGAAGCAAAAGATATTTCGGGAGAGCACGCAGTGGAAAAGGTGCATATAGTAAACAACCAGACCGGCGAAGAATCCACTATTGAGGCAAAAGCCTTTTTCGTTGCCATCGGACATGAGCCGACAACCGAAATTTTCCGCGGCCAGCTGGATTTGGATGCTGCCGGGTACATTCTAAACAAACCCGGAACCAGCCTGACCAATATCGAAGGCGTATTTGTCTGCGGAGATGCAGCTGACAATGTATATCGTCAGGCAGTGACAGCTGCTGGTACAGGTTGTATGGCTGCGCTCGACGCAGAAAGATGGCTCGCCGCTTATGAAGCAGAACTGGCAGGGATCAGCTAACAACAGCTAACCCGTTGATTGTAACATTTCAGGGAAATTCTATCCGCTTTTAAAGGAGGAAACACGTACTTTCAAGGGTTTAATAAATTAGTATGATTGAAACGAAAACAAAATCCTTGCTCCAAAGTCTCGTAGATGTTTCTCAGGAAGCGGGAAAAGAAATCCTTCGCATATATGCAGATGAAACCTTGTTTGACCGGGTGGATTTTAAATCGGATGATTCTCCGCTGACGCTGGCCGATAAAGCCTCCCATAATGTTATTGAAAAATATCTGAAGGAAATCACACCTGAAATTCCCATTCTCTCTGAAGAAGGACGTAACA
Proteins encoded in this region:
- a CDS encoding CoA-binding protein; amino-acid sequence: MKSTLVLGASDNPNRYSYLAVNRLIQHGHPVHGFAKKATEVSGVPVRNKKEEIDIPNLDTISVYLSPENQREYYEWILELAPKRVIFNPGAENPELEQILRNHHIEPVEACTLVLLSIGMY
- the apaG gene encoding Co2+/Mg2+ efflux protein ApaG — encoded protein: MTSHVVSTVTEGIRVNVRTAYVREESSPKHQYFVFAYEVEIINESAYSVQLLSREWLITDGFGEKRTVKGEGVIGKQPVILPGETYKYVSGSHFYTAIGRMSGHYIMERQVDHSFIQVMIPPFTMIVPFVNN
- the ytxJ gene encoding bacillithiol system redox-active protein YtxJ, whose amino-acid sequence is MDSWRFLQDEAQLSEISEASYIKPQLIFKHSTTCGISAQAHHVLMESTDSLSDFADLYYLDLLRYRPISNRVAAELNVPHQSPQIIVVKDGQAVYNSSHFAINPKAILSSAS
- a CDS encoding class I SAM-dependent methyltransferase, encoding MTREDFYFLTSDKIQRLIEENLHRDPVEFALSYSQNDFSVALVSQQLKYLRKAETKLPSWFHARCIIPGLAYEQCSSETTAAMKNFQGQHCLDLTCGLGVDTFSLAKKFVLVTSLEPDPALFEVICHNFQKLKATNISVLNQSAEVFLQNYQGPVFDLVYADPSRRDDSGNRIHNLRDTSPDMVALFPLLKPLARNILIKLSPLFDIAEAYRLFPQASKLWVFSVNNECKELLIEINQSSDFTQPTQVEIGLFRDKYQSNFVFPASENGHLERNTDILPNFIAEPDVAFYKARKVSALFSLYFPQWQGALNYPDGFFLSDTVKGEHFPGRIFEVISAHPYKPRQIQKYLKSLQISRINIVKRHFPQTTKVIRQQLHIQEGGEDFLICTTLKEKNWCFHAKRYKTNEGTAIRSISE
- a CDS encoding aromatic ring-hydroxylating dioxygenase subunit alpha — protein: MNLKDYFIHSDITQAHTLPADFYRNPKVFELVKEAIFARTWHCIGLQTDVYGSGSVQPFVLMEGYLNEPLLLTRDEADKLHCLSNVCTHRGNILIEEGGTCNEIRCRYHGRRFELNGKFRSMPEFKEARNFPSEEDHLPQLPLKTLGELLFTALNPAYSFEEWMKPIKDRIGWMPLEDFYHSPDHSKTYTVQANWALYVDNYLEGFHIPFVHPGLNERLKYNEYSYEIFPWANLQLGIAREGEMTFNIPINHRDYGKPVHAWYFWLFPNIMLNFYPWGLSLNLIQPLSPFETQIRFETFIWKDDLFDLASQDLMHLTELEDEAIVEMVQRGVQSRLYHKGRFSPKMEVGVHHFHKLISEVLTGKPVVA
- a CDS encoding family 10 glycosylhydrolase; amino-acid sequence: MGELLRLFTLATSVFLACSPSDIPPKRQFRAVWVATFHNIDWPSTRGLSAEDQQEEFLSILKSQKKNGMNALVVQIRPCGDAFYQSQLAPWSEWITGVQGRAPEPFYDPLTFMVEETHKANMEFHAWMNPFRAVSHQRFSSVDSSNLVNKKPEWFFQYGQKTFFNPGEPAVRDYLTRVVVEVVKNYDVDGIHFDDYFYPYKEDGMPIPDQKTFETYGGGFPDIESWRRNNIDLFVSQVSEAIRKEKSYVKFGISPLGIWRNKSVDPAGSNTRVSQTSYDALYADVRKWLKLHWIDYVAPQLYWATEHPSASYSELLPWWAENSFGRHVYIGHAMFKVKNDQSRYWENPSQLILQLKLNSAHPEVKGSIFYSANSFNGNPSHVEETLQNDFFHFPALIPAMTWKDSIPPLAPATLTAWEEGGKVILTWPQSERAEDKELPRYYVVYRFSQDEKVNMNDATGILALVKTTNFIDNTASSEKTYTYLVTAVDRLHNESRTCAAVIVKTLLADSGSVLPEVGESLDFHNAENLDETLKKRLRKNVPFIAPLEFRTSHWLSQPIEPYKNSTLTSRGINR
- a CDS encoding SCO family protein → MKTVSLYFSVVMCALFSAGAVNAQTNYLPSFSFYDLEGKVFTQEKVRTDLSTMIMLFDPYCDHCAHQADWIAEAEKEFENVQLIFVTIEPETEVVKQFKEEHFGKTKLKYLYFLQDKDFSFETYFGYTDDAINIYLYKPGQRRPKYFGEEQEVLSLLKFL
- a CDS encoding GatB/YqeY domain-containing protein; the protein is MSLKTTIEQDIKDAMRSKDQAALRALRAIKSAILLAETAEGHTSADLSEDEEMKLLTKQAKQRKDSLAQFLASNRNDLAEKEQEELAIIERYLPKPFTTEELTAAIKNIVAEVGATSIKDMGKVMGLASKQLAGKADGKAISEVVKQILN
- a CDS encoding CvpA family protein, which produces MEESFVLNPLDLIIAGLIGFGMWKGSKQGFIKGASRFVAIAFGIIFGFRLRSFAETLYRDYLNVKMAPEMIAFLSFITAFFVVFVVVYTVMAQLTELLKKMNLAMDTALGAVFGGIVATLIMSVSFILLSYVNFPSSDNAKGSLLYPHVRNFSRYALGVGVNVLREANEQVNKYGINGKPVPNQTPPASQQPATKPKAIR
- a CDS encoding alpha/beta fold hydrolase yields the protein MNPIITRENGFQYVEKGEGPILLLLHGLFGALSNFEPMLEQFSRNYRVIIPLIPIYEKTHADASVEGLTAYVEDFVAYKQLKDCNLVGNSLGGHIGLVFTLRNPQIVNSLTLTGSSGLFESGMGSGFPKRGSYEYIKERVAYTFYSPDTASKDLVDEVFEIVSDNFKTLRILKIARSAQRHNMRDDLAQIKVPTLLIWGLNDNITPPRVAHEFDRMIENTELFFIDKCGHAAMMEQADQFNRILSQFLKKHTQVIA
- a CDS encoding CBS domain-containing protein codes for the protein MIARELISDTVPSLTTTDQAAMALNWMSEFKLNQLPVVEDGKYKGLITEDVILESTDLTQSIGDIQFSGWDGAYVYQGNHVYDAIEIMASLKMEILPVLDEENTYMGVITLRDLSAYLGKLFAIQEPGGILVLEIPVHSYVLSEIGRITESADAKVLSLYLYPVPDTNDIFLTLKLNIEDLTRVVATFERFDYKIIRTYHKVERNDDYHRNMEALIRYLDI